A window from Candidatus Krumholzibacteriota bacterium encodes these proteins:
- a CDS encoding Y-family DNA polymerase gives MFALVDCNNFYASCERVFRPDLRGRPVVVLSNNDGCIIARSDEAKALGIKMGQPFFESEYFLREKEVAVFSSNYALYGDMSRRVMNILGRFTPRLEIYSVDEAFLDLSGFSRYDLSAYADRIRREVVKRTGIPVSVGIGATKTLAKAASRFAKKNAECRGTLVIEGPEERDFYLEKLPVGDIWGIGRRYGGKLRRHNVKSAGDFSRLPDRWVKREMTVTGLRLKRELRGEPCIQLEEVPGAKKAICTSRSFGTMQTRLRNIEEAVATFANNCAAKLRSQHSRANIVMVFIHTNPFREKDPQYARSRVLKLPVPSNSSMEIVSYALAGLRSIYREGYRYKKAGVITAGIVPEGQTQTSLFDNVKREKHSKVMDAFDSVNDRYGRETIKIGAQGSGSEWRLRQERLSPRYTTSWRDIITVKV, from the coding sequence ATGTTCGCCTTAGTTGACTGCAATAATTTCTACGCCTCTTGTGAGCGCGTCTTCAGACCCGACTTGCGCGGCAGGCCCGTTGTGGTGCTTTCCAATAATGACGGGTGTATTATCGCGCGTTCAGATGAAGCAAAGGCCCTCGGGATTAAGATGGGGCAGCCCTTTTTCGAGTCCGAGTATTTTCTCAGGGAAAAAGAGGTCGCGGTTTTTTCCTCCAACTACGCCCTCTACGGCGATATGTCCCGGCGGGTGATGAATATACTCGGCAGGTTTACCCCGCGGCTGGAAATCTACTCCGTCGATGAAGCGTTTCTGGATCTTAGCGGATTTTCCCGCTATGATCTATCCGCTTACGCGGATAGAATCCGCCGGGAGGTTGTAAAAAGAACGGGTATTCCGGTCAGCGTCGGCATCGGCGCGACCAAGACGCTGGCCAAAGCCGCGAGCCGTTTCGCGAAGAAAAATGCGGAGTGCCGCGGAACACTGGTAATAGAGGGGCCGGAGGAAAGGGACTTTTATCTCGAGAAACTTCCCGTAGGTGATATCTGGGGGATAGGCAGGCGGTACGGCGGAAAACTGCGCCGGCATAATGTGAAAAGCGCCGGGGACTTTTCCCGGCTTCCTGACAGGTGGGTAAAACGGGAAATGACAGTTACGGGTCTGCGCTTAAAAAGGGAACTGCGGGGAGAGCCGTGCATTCAGCTGGAAGAAGTTCCGGGCGCCAAGAAAGCCATATGCACCTCCCGTTCTTTCGGCACCATGCAGACCCGGCTGCGGAATATCGAGGAGGCGGTGGCGACATTCGCCAACAATTGCGCCGCTAAGCTCAGAAGTCAGCACTCGCGCGCGAACATAGTCATGGTTTTTATTCATACTAACCCCTTCAGAGAGAAGGACCCGCAGTATGCCCGCAGCCGGGTGCTGAAACTTCCGGTGCCGTCAAACAGCAGTATGGAAATAGTAAGCTACGCCCTTGCCGGGCTCAGGAGCATATACAGAGAGGGCTACCGCTACAAGAAAGCGGGTGTTATCACGGCCGGCATTGTCCCTGAAGGACAGACGCAGACATCCCTGTTCGACAATGTTAAGAGGGAAAAGCACAGTAAGGTCATGGATGCTTTTGACAGCGTCAATGACCGCTACGGGAGAGAGACGATAAAAATAGGCGCTCAGGGGAGCGGCAGTGAATGGAGACTGCGGCAGGAAAGGCTTTCTCCCCGCTATACAACCAGCTGGCGTGATATTATAACGGTAAAGGTCTGA
- a CDS encoding energy-coupling factor transporter transmembrane component T has protein sequence MAVLKLRYVGGDSFIHLMNPAAKLLILFLIVLSVFMYGPAVNAALAVFIFLLYAAGGVKIKRYFSGLKLLPLFVVLIVAANVIFLRDGQSLFSHAVRGLLQGLKVLVLITSAGFFLAVTDPVDLSDSIVSVLKPLESIGLRREDVSLFLMIVFSFLPHIAEEAERIKIARFVRCGRGSWLSGKKGGVVPFLAPLIASLMRRAGELELALRARQYGTGSGRILNLERRMSARDISIVIIAILLFSAGLYAKY, from the coding sequence ATGGCTGTTTTAAAACTGAGATACGTAGGCGGTGATTCGTTTATACACCTTATGAACCCGGCCGCAAAGCTTTTGATCCTGTTCCTTATTGTACTGTCTGTGTTTATGTACGGCCCGGCCGTAAATGCCGCGCTGGCCGTGTTTATTTTTCTTCTATACGCGGCAGGCGGGGTTAAGATTAAGAGATACTTCTCCGGTTTAAAGCTCCTTCCGCTTTTTGTTGTTTTGATAGTAGCGGCTAATGTCATTTTCTTAAGGGACGGGCAATCCCTTTTCAGCCATGCCGTCCGGGGGCTTCTGCAGGGGCTTAAAGTGCTGGTTCTTATCACTTCAGCCGGATTTTTCCTCGCGGTAACAGATCCGGTGGATCTTTCGGATTCAATTGTGTCCGTGTTGAAACCTCTCGAAAGTATCGGGCTGAGAAGAGAGGATGTTTCACTTTTTCTGATGATTGTTTTCAGCTTTCTTCCTCACATCGCCGAGGAAGCGGAAAGAATCAAAATTGCCCGCTTTGTAAGGTGCGGGCGCGGAAGCTGGCTGTCCGGAAAGAAAGGCGGAGTCGTTCCCTTTCTAGCGCCCCTTATAGCATCTCTTATGAGGAGGGCCGGCGAGCTTGAACTGGCTCTGAGGGCCAGGCAATACGGAACCGGAAGCGGAAGGATCCTTAATCTGGAACGGCGAATGTCGGCGCGGGATATATCAATTGTTATTATAGCAATTCTGTTGTTTTCGGCGGGTTTATATGCGAAATATTAA
- the truA gene encoding tRNA pseudouridine(38-40) synthase TruA — protein MRNIKLTIEYDGSAFSGWQIQPSERTVQGEIESAVTKLTGSAVKVIGAGRTDAGVHAVGQAANFHIESDHSPATIGRALNNILPSDILIRNTREVPLSFHSRYDAKHKTYNYIFITKKTALWRKSYLRVRENLDIDAMRYALSRIKGKKDFASFASSSGVKTTECRVISADLRQRDPLLIISLKADRFLYNMVRTVAGTVLEAGRGKDYDMDRIIAARDRSRAGPNLPPHALYLMEVAYDPPV, from the coding sequence ATGCGAAATATTAAATTGACAATAGAGTATGACGGAAGCGCTTTCTCCGGCTGGCAGATTCAACCCTCCGAGAGGACAGTGCAGGGTGAGATTGAGAGCGCGGTCACAAAACTTACCGGAAGCGCGGTAAAGGTTATAGGCGCGGGTAGAACCGACGCGGGAGTGCACGCTGTCGGGCAGGCGGCAAATTTTCATATTGAATCTGATCATTCGCCGGCAACGATAGGGAGAGCTCTAAACAACATTCTGCCCTCTGATATTTTAATAAGGAATACACGGGAAGTCCCTCTGTCGTTTCATTCCCGCTATGACGCTAAGCATAAAACCTATAATTATATATTTATTACAAAAAAAACCGCCCTGTGGAGAAAGTCTTATCTGCGGGTAAGAGAGAATCTCGATATCGACGCCATGCGGTACGCTCTGTCGCGTATAAAGGGAAAAAAAGATTTTGCTTCATTCGCCTCATCATCCGGTGTGAAAACAACAGAATGCCGAGTGATTTCAGCAGACCTCAGGCAGAGAGATCCACTTCTTATAATTTCATTAAAGGCGGACAGGTTTCTATACAATATGGTACGTACTGTAGCCGGGACAGTTCTCGAGGCGGGAAGGGGAAAGGATTATGATATGGACCGGATTATTGCCGCCCGCGACCGTTCCCGCGCCGGGCCCAACCTGCCTCCTCACGCTCTGTACCTTATGGAAGTCGCGTATGACCCTCCGGTCTGA
- a CDS encoding M14 family zinc carboxypeptidase: protein MKIFKTAAVLLILAGILPAAEAAEDSTALLRIELGKSITYGDLIERNIDVLAVYRDGRADIAVNEQQRRWIDSELPGYQVLHEQGMPRASAELDSNLGNYHTYAEMEAALDSLAGLFPQISRLDTLGTSVEGRLIRGIKISDNAGLDEDEPEVLIMGCHHARELMSVEVPLLLAEHLLDGYGESSRIMDLVDGREIWIVPMVNPDGHVYVQFNHGGESYNWWRKNRRDNLDGTYGVDLNRNYSYKWGYDNTGSSPNTSSLVYRGPAPFSEPETQAVRDFCAERSFGVALSYHSYSELILYPWGYSPIYTEDHEFFSTFADSLERGTGYLPGCSATGAIYPTNGDTDDWAYGETTGKNRFYCFTVELNSYQEGGFAPPDTLIQPTFEKVLDLNLTAIEKADEPFSVIGPEIPVLSEVTPLANPDFLLEWSGPVPSDPNQPSGYRISEYRGLSGIRDFCEPGDTLWSTDGFYLTDTRSNAGTHSFYSDMGSSMNNTMAMETDYSRSFGDTLRCMLWHDIETDWDYAYLEASLDRGLTYTTVPGDITTDYDPNGNNRGNGITGNSGGWVQASFYIGDIPDITADEVIKLRFAYITDAYVDEEGIYVDDVSPTSYCERKLLLAEEVQDTFYVVDPSETGDYAYQVKAFDNEGHLSRGSNIVFHSVSDITDDIADPAHLTELKQNYPNPFNPSTRIEFIVGGRKPAPVTLEIFDVSGRKAASILERNMAPGKYSVRWDGRGDSGRKLVSGIYFMRLSAAERVISKKMVLMR from the coding sequence TTGAAGATATTTAAAACGGCAGCCGTTTTGTTGATTCTGGCGGGCATTCTTCCCGCTGCCGAGGCGGCTGAAGACAGCACCGCTCTTCTCAGGATTGAACTGGGAAAAAGTATAACTTACGGAGATCTCATTGAAAGAAATATCGATGTACTGGCGGTGTACCGCGACGGGAGAGCCGACATCGCGGTAAATGAACAACAGCGCAGGTGGATCGATTCCGAACTGCCGGGATACCAGGTTCTTCACGAGCAGGGGATGCCGCGGGCCTCGGCGGAACTGGACTCCAACCTGGGAAATTACCATACATACGCCGAGATGGAAGCTGCTCTGGACTCCCTTGCCGGCCTGTTTCCCCAGATCAGCAGACTGGATACCCTGGGAACCAGTGTGGAAGGGAGGCTGATCAGGGGTATCAAGATTTCCGATAACGCCGGCCTTGACGAGGATGAACCGGAGGTTCTGATAATGGGGTGCCATCACGCCAGAGAGCTTATGTCAGTGGAGGTCCCGCTGCTTCTGGCAGAGCACCTGCTCGACGGGTACGGAGAAAGCAGCCGGATCATGGATCTGGTGGACGGCAGGGAAATCTGGATAGTCCCGATGGTAAACCCGGACGGCCACGTCTACGTTCAGTTCAATCACGGCGGCGAATCCTATAACTGGTGGAGGAAGAACCGCCGGGACAACCTTGACGGCACCTACGGCGTGGACCTTAACAGGAACTACAGCTACAAATGGGGGTACGACAACACCGGCTCCTCCCCGAACACCAGCTCACTTGTTTACAGGGGGCCGGCCCCTTTCAGCGAACCAGAAACCCAGGCGGTAAGGGATTTCTGCGCGGAACGTTCATTCGGCGTGGCACTATCATATCATTCATACAGTGAGCTTATACTCTACCCCTGGGGGTACAGCCCTATTTATACCGAAGACCATGAATTCTTTTCCACATTCGCGGACTCGCTGGAAAGAGGCACCGGATACCTTCCCGGCTGTTCGGCCACCGGCGCTATCTATCCCACTAACGGGGACACCGACGACTGGGCATACGGAGAGACTACCGGGAAGAACAGATTCTACTGCTTTACTGTAGAGCTGAATTCCTATCAGGAAGGAGGTTTCGCCCCTCCGGATACTCTGATACAGCCCACCTTTGAAAAGGTGTTGGATCTGAATCTCACTGCGATAGAGAAAGCGGATGAACCGTTCAGCGTAATCGGCCCGGAAATTCCTGTGCTAAGTGAGGTTACCCCCCTGGCAAATCCCGATTTTCTGCTGGAGTGGTCCGGCCCGGTCCCCTCCGACCCGAATCAGCCGTCAGGGTACCGGATTTCGGAATACAGAGGGCTGTCCGGAATCAGGGACTTCTGTGAACCCGGAGATACCCTGTGGAGCACCGATGGATTCTATCTGACTGATACCCGTTCCAACGCGGGCACTCACAGTTTTTATTCGGACATGGGAAGCAGTATGAACAATACTATGGCAATGGAAACCGATTATAGCCGCAGTTTTGGGGATACCCTCCGCTGCATGCTGTGGCACGATATCGAAACGGACTGGGACTACGCCTACCTGGAAGCGAGCCTCGACCGGGGCCTGACCTATACCACCGTCCCGGGGGATATTACCACCGATTACGACCCCAACGGAAATAACAGAGGTAACGGTATAACCGGGAATTCAGGAGGATGGGTGCAGGCCAGTTTTTATATCGGCGACATTCCCGATATAACCGCCGATGAGGTAATCAAGCTCCGTTTCGCCTACATCACCGACGCCTATGTGGACGAAGAGGGTATTTACGTCGACGATGTTTCACCCACCTCTTACTGCGAGCGTAAATTGTTGCTGGCCGAGGAAGTTCAGGATACCTTCTATGTGGTTGACCCCTCTGAAACAGGTGATTACGCTTACCAGGTAAAAGCTTTTGACAATGAAGGGCACCTGAGCAGGGGCAGCAATATAGTATTCCATTCAGTCAGTGATATAACCGATGATATAGCGGACCCGGCCCATCTGACAGAACTGAAGCAGAATTACCCGAACCCGTTCAATCCCAGCACCAGGATAGAGTTCATCGTTGGGGGGAGGAAACCAGCGCCGGTTACCCTGGAAATTTTCGATGTTTCCGGAAGGAAGGCAGCTTCCATACTGGAGAGAAACATGGCGCCGGGGAAGTATTCGGTTCGGTGGGATGGACGGGGAGACAGCGGCCGGAAGCTGGTCAGCGGGATATATTTCATGCGGCTTTCCGCAGCCGAGCGGGTTATCTCGAAGAAGATGGTGCTTATGAGGTGA
- the fsa gene encoding fructose-6-phosphate aldolase: protein MKFFIDTANVQQIREAAELGVLDGVTTNPTLLSREEGGFKDILKEICSIVPGPVSAEVVSLEADGMVKEGKELCKIADNIIIKVPCIREGVKAIGKFNAEGIKTNATLCFSANQGLLVAKAGATYVSPFVGRIDDVGSPGLDLVSDLVMIFNNYSFTSQVIVSSIRSVQHVYEAALMGADVATIPLKVIEQLIKHPLTDIGIEKFLADWEKVEK from the coding sequence ATGAAATTCTTTATCGACACGGCAAATGTTCAGCAGATACGCGAAGCGGCGGAACTTGGAGTTCTTGACGGCGTTACAACTAATCCGACTCTTCTTTCAAGAGAGGAGGGGGGTTTTAAGGATATACTCAAGGAGATCTGTTCGATAGTTCCCGGTCCTGTCAGTGCCGAGGTTGTCTCTCTCGAGGCGGACGGCATGGTAAAAGAGGGGAAGGAGTTATGCAAGATAGCGGATAATATTATTATAAAGGTTCCCTGCATCCGCGAAGGGGTCAAGGCGATTGGAAAATTCAACGCGGAGGGGATCAAGACCAACGCCACTCTCTGTTTCTCAGCCAATCAGGGTCTTTTAGTCGCAAAAGCGGGAGCGACATACGTCAGCCCTTTTGTGGGAAGAATAGACGACGTCGGATCTCCCGGACTTGATCTCGTTTCTGATCTTGTCATGATATTCAACAATTATTCATTTACGTCCCAGGTTATTGTTTCAAGTATCCGCAGTGTTCAGCATGTGTACGAAGCAGCTCTTATGGGAGCCGATGTGGCTACGATTCCTTTGAAAGTAATAGAACAGCTGATAAAGCATCCCCTTACCGATATAGGAATAGAGAAGTTTCTTGCTGACTGGGAAAAGGTCGAAAAGTAA
- a CDS encoding trypsin-like peptidase domain-containing protein, whose translation MKNFNSWWSKAFPYVMGTIFGLSVALLVISIVMFQRVSSSRPFLPAPLEELDTEDIPDVSGSAMVSARKLVAPAVVTITAYKTKMVYDRPRSSYEWFMQFSGRMPRRRKEKYPNFGSGIIVNPDGYILTNEHVIRNADEIYITLPDSAEKKAVVAGKTVSFDLALLKIDGEGYYYAPLGNSDDLEIGETVIAIGSPFTYLFNDTQPTVTSGVISALRRDVRQGEGADHIFNNMIQTDAAINPGNSGGPLVSRGGKVIGINTFILSGNNKNNSIGMGFAIPVNTARMVMEEIINYGRFRQVWTGLGVVELDEEMVERFSLPFDNGLFIQQIEKGGPAEAADLKVGDVIIKINGKEVDSFIQANRLIFGKRVGDILRITVWRDGELLKVELKLAESLDRA comes from the coding sequence GTGAAAAATTTCAATTCCTGGTGGTCTAAAGCATTCCCTTATGTTATGGGGACGATCTTCGGTCTCTCCGTTGCCCTTCTTGTTATATCGATTGTGATGTTTCAAAGGGTCAGCAGCAGCAGGCCCTTTCTCCCCGCCCCGCTCGAAGAGCTGGACACGGAAGATATTCCCGATGTGAGCGGATCGGCGATGGTATCCGCCAGAAAACTTGTAGCCCCCGCGGTAGTGACAATTACCGCTTATAAGACGAAAATGGTCTATGACAGACCGCGCTCGAGCTATGAGTGGTTCATGCAGTTTTCGGGAAGAATGCCCAGGAGACGGAAGGAGAAATATCCGAATTTCGGTTCCGGTATAATAGTTAATCCCGACGGATATATCCTCACCAATGAACATGTTATAAGGAACGCTGACGAGATATATATAACACTTCCCGACAGCGCTGAGAAAAAAGCTGTCGTGGCGGGCAAAACGGTGAGTTTTGATTTAGCTCTTCTCAAGATAGACGGAGAGGGATACTATTACGCTCCGCTTGGTAATTCAGACGACCTAGAAATCGGAGAGACTGTTATAGCTATAGGGAGTCCTTTTACCTATCTTTTTAATGATACTCAGCCTACCGTAACTTCGGGAGTCATCAGCGCGCTTAGAAGGGACGTCCGCCAGGGTGAGGGCGCGGACCATATATTTAATAACATGATACAGACAGACGCGGCGATAAATCCCGGAAACAGCGGTGGTCCCCTGGTGTCCAGAGGTGGAAAAGTAATTGGAATCAACACTTTTATCCTTTCCGGGAATAATAAGAATAACAGTATCGGGATGGGGTTTGCCATTCCGGTCAATACAGCCAGGATGGTAATGGAGGAAATAATTAATTACGGCCGTTTCAGACAGGTTTGGACCGGCCTGGGAGTTGTAGAACTTGACGAAGAAATGGTCGAGAGATTCTCGCTCCCATTTGATAACGGGCTTTTTATTCAGCAGATTGAAAAGGGCGGTCCCGCGGAAGCGGCTGATTTGAAGGTCGGAGACGTGATTATTAAGATTAACGGCAAAGAGGTTGACAGTTTTATACAGGCAAACAGGCTTATTTTCGGGAAACGTGTTGGAGATATTCTGAGGATTACCGTCTGGCGCGACGGGGAGCTTCTGAAAGTTGAATTGAAACTCGCTGAATCCCTTGACAGGGCCTGA
- the purB gene encoding adenylosuccinate lyase, which yields MEYREYPFLQAISRLERKVVLISRYSIPAIAEIWSDGNKYDLWREIEVLYCEGLARYGYIPEKAAKEIRSKADFKIRRIEKIEKKTRHDVIAFLTNMAENIGPAGKYLHMGMTSSDLLDTALACQLRSAGKENLRRLKKLRTVLKNQAVRYKNLPMVGRTHGVHAEPTTFGLKLLVWFSETERNIERLREAIDGISVGQLTGAVGTMSHTDPKVERFVMKKLGLTPARVTTQIIQRDRHARYMSAIALVGASLEKMALEIRALQRTEVAEAEEPFTSGQKGSSAMPHKRNPILTERISGMARILRSNSLAALENIALWHERDISHSSVERMIFPDSTGILAYMLEKFTWVVKNLRVNKKAMKRNLELTGGHIFSQHILLLLVKKGISREDAYSIVQSAAMKSVESEADFKECLARDGNFTKLCSEEELDKAFDLDNHYRNIDYIFKRVLKK from the coding sequence GTGGAATATAGAGAATATCCATTTTTGCAGGCAATATCCAGATTAGAAAGGAAGGTCGTTTTGATATCCAGATACTCTATTCCCGCTATCGCGGAAATTTGGTCTGATGGTAACAAGTATGATTTATGGCGCGAGATTGAAGTCTTATACTGTGAAGGGCTTGCAAGGTACGGATACATTCCGGAAAAAGCCGCCAAAGAGATAAGATCGAAAGCGGATTTTAAGATCAGGAGGATCGAAAAGATAGAGAAGAAAACCCGCCATGATGTGATAGCATTCCTTACTAATATGGCTGAGAATATCGGCCCGGCGGGCAAATACCTTCATATGGGGATGACAAGTTCGGACCTTTTAGATACCGCGCTTGCCTGCCAGCTCCGCTCCGCCGGAAAGGAAAACCTCAGGAGACTTAAGAAACTCCGCACAGTTCTTAAAAATCAGGCGGTAAGATACAAGAACCTTCCTATGGTAGGAAGAACCCACGGAGTGCACGCCGAGCCGACTACTTTCGGCCTTAAACTGCTGGTTTGGTTCAGTGAGACAGAAAGAAATATCGAGCGGTTGCGAGAGGCGATTGACGGTATCTCAGTCGGCCAGCTTACGGGGGCGGTAGGAACGATGTCTCATACCGATCCTAAGGTCGAACGATTTGTAATGAAGAAACTGGGGCTGACCCCCGCGCGAGTGACAACTCAGATAATTCAGCGCGACAGGCACGCCCGCTATATGTCCGCGATAGCTCTCGTCGGCGCTTCACTCGAGAAAATGGCATTAGAGATAAGGGCTCTTCAGAGAACGGAGGTTGCTGAAGCCGAAGAACCCTTTACGTCCGGGCAGAAGGGTTCGAGCGCGATGCCCCATAAGAGAAATCCGATTCTCACCGAGAGGATAAGCGGAATGGCTAGAATTCTGCGCTCAAACTCCCTTGCGGCTTTAGAAAATATAGCTCTCTGGCACGAGAGAGATATAAGCCATTCATCGGTAGAGAGGATGATTTTCCCTGATTCAACCGGAATACTGGCCTATATGCTTGAGAAGTTTACATGGGTGGTCAAGAATCTGAGGGTCAACAAAAAGGCGATGAAGAGAAATCTCGAGCTTACAGGCGGGCATATCTTCTCCCAGCATATTCTTCTCCTTCTGGTGAAAAAGGGGATTTCCAGAGAGGATGCCTATTCGATAGTACAGAGCGCGGCGATGAAGAGTGTGGAATCCGAAGCTGACTTTAAAGAGTGCCTGGCCCGTGATGGAAATTTCACAAAGTTATGTTCCGAAGAGGAGCTCGATAAAGCCTTCGATCTGGATAATCATTATAGAAACATCGATTATATTTTTAAGAGAGTACTGAAAAAATAG
- the purL gene encoding phosphoribosylformylglycinamidine synthase subunit PurL — protein MVKGTVSIKGKTDSEVKESLSENGFNITVEEARKVVKLVGRDPTQVELTIFNTMWSEHCSYKSSSKVLSEFLPTEASNVVMGPGEDAGVIRFAPAGEDDSYCLVIAHESHNHPSQVLPVEGAATGIGGIVRDVYCMGADVVGVLDPLRFGDPEGERGTESAAIARGVVDGIAQYGNALGVPNLGGDLLFDGGYDDNCLVNVVAVGLVKESRLIRSRVPKEAGKTPYKIILVGKPTDDSGFGGAAFASEDLADEEEADRGAVQVPDPFLKRVLTVANRKVLDLAHKKGIKIGFKDLGAGGIACVTSEMADAGGFGVRLNLDSVNLAAGNYPPSVISCSETQERYCLAVPEHFVDEVLGIYNEDYELPHIYHGAGAFVIGDVINEKIYRIETSGEIVCETPVDVITTGISYDRAKETGKRIFEEPQLDPERSIEEDFMKIISSVNIASKEYAFRHYDSEVGGRAVIRPGEADAGVIAPIPGSSTGLAFSVDGNPYYGMVDPYQGGALAVCEAARNVAAVGAVPSTITDCLNYGNPEYPEVFWEFYEGVRGVGDACRGIGLIGSEGEPLPVVSGNVSFYNQGKKEKAIPPSPIIACAGVVEDYSRSRSIFFKEEGNAVFLVGEPLDELGGSEYYRLIYNTSGANIPIADFIRERNQIKTIIEMHKLGWIRACHDVNQGGLITALAEMAMGSDYDLGLTVNLDELGKTTLEPEKLLFSETGAFLVELPEGLDRDVLALCARNRVKLFKLGHIISRPKLNISAGNERLASWDIAALRAAYSNACRAIFGKRKRRTSAG, from the coding sequence GTGGTTAAAGGAACCGTATCTATAAAAGGAAAAACAGATTCTGAGGTCAAAGAATCTTTGTCGGAAAATGGTTTTAATATCACAGTTGAAGAAGCGCGGAAGGTTGTGAAGCTCGTCGGCAGAGACCCCACTCAGGTAGAGCTTACTATATTCAATACTATGTGGAGCGAGCACTGCAGCTACAAAAGCAGCAGCAAAGTGTTGTCGGAATTTCTTCCCACCGAAGCCTCCAATGTCGTAATGGGGCCCGGTGAAGACGCCGGTGTAATCAGATTTGCTCCCGCGGGCGAAGATGATTCATACTGTCTTGTGATAGCTCACGAAAGCCACAATCATCCTTCTCAGGTTCTGCCCGTTGAAGGAGCCGCGACCGGCATAGGCGGAATTGTAAGAGACGTATACTGCATGGGAGCGGATGTCGTGGGTGTACTCGACCCCCTCCGTTTCGGTGATCCGGAAGGGGAGAGGGGGACCGAATCAGCGGCTATAGCGAGAGGAGTAGTTGACGGTATAGCTCAATACGGAAATGCTCTCGGTGTGCCGAATCTAGGCGGCGATCTTCTCTTTGACGGCGGCTATGACGATAATTGTCTCGTAAATGTTGTGGCCGTCGGCCTTGTAAAGGAATCAAGGCTTATAAGGAGCAGGGTCCCTAAGGAGGCCGGAAAGACCCCCTACAAGATTATTCTCGTCGGAAAACCGACGGATGACTCGGGGTTTGGCGGCGCGGCGTTTGCCTCTGAAGATCTTGCCGATGAGGAGGAAGCGGACAGGGGAGCGGTGCAGGTCCCCGATCCATTTCTTAAACGTGTACTTACAGTAGCCAATAGAAAAGTTCTCGATCTGGCGCATAAGAAAGGCATTAAGATAGGTTTTAAGGATCTGGGCGCCGGAGGAATAGCCTGTGTGACATCTGAAATGGCCGACGCGGGCGGATTCGGAGTTCGGCTGAATCTTGACAGCGTTAATCTTGCGGCGGGGAATTACCCTCCGTCTGTCATATCATGTTCCGAAACCCAGGAACGTTACTGCCTTGCTGTTCCGGAGCATTTTGTCGATGAGGTTCTGGGGATCTATAACGAAGATTATGAGCTACCCCATATTTATCACGGGGCGGGGGCTTTTGTAATAGGAGACGTTATAAATGAAAAGATCTACAGGATAGAAACCTCAGGTGAGATTGTATGTGAGACTCCGGTCGATGTTATTACAACGGGAATATCTTATGACAGAGCGAAAGAGACGGGAAAGAGGATCTTCGAAGAACCCCAGCTCGATCCCGAAAGGTCAATAGAAGAAGATTTTATGAAAATAATCTCGTCTGTGAATATTGCTTCGAAGGAGTATGCTTTCAGACATTATGATTCTGAAGTCGGAGGAAGAGCGGTTATAAGACCCGGGGAAGCGGACGCGGGAGTGATTGCTCCGATACCGGGCAGCAGCACAGGTCTTGCTTTTTCAGTTGACGGAAACCCCTACTATGGAATGGTTGATCCCTATCAGGGGGGCGCGCTCGCGGTTTGTGAAGCGGCCAGAAACGTTGCCGCCGTTGGAGCGGTCCCGTCAACAATAACAGATTGCCTTAACTACGGAAATCCCGAATACCCGGAAGTCTTCTGGGAATTCTACGAGGGTGTTAGAGGGGTCGGCGATGCCTGCAGGGGGATCGGTTTGATAGGCAGTGAGGGGGAACCTCTGCCGGTTGTATCCGGGAATGTCAGTTTCTATAACCAGGGCAAAAAAGAAAAAGCCATACCACCTTCCCCCATTATCGCGTGCGCCGGAGTTGTGGAAGATTATTCCAGATCACGTTCTATCTTTTTCAAGGAAGAGGGCAACGCGGTGTTTCTGGTAGGTGAACCGCTGGATGAGCTTGGAGGCAGTGAGTATTACAGGCTGATTTATAATACCAGCGGAGCGAATATTCCAATAGCCGATTTTATCCGTGAAAGAAATCAAATTAAAACGATAATAGAGATGCACAAGCTGGGCTGGATAAGGGCTTGTCACGATGTAAACCAGGGAGGGCTTATTACAGCCCTCGCCGAGATGGCCATGGGTTCTGATTACGATCTGGGACTTACGGTTAATCTTGATGAATTAGGCAAAACCACTCTCGAACCGGAAAAACTCCTTTTCTCCGAAACGGGGGCGTTCCTGGTGGAACTTCCCGAAGGTCTCGATAGAGATGTACTTGCTCTGTGCGCCAGGAACCGTGTTAAACTGTTCAAGCTTGGACATATCATCTCCAGGCCGAAGCTTAATATATCGGCCGGAAACGAGAGGTTGGCGAGCTGGGATATAGCCGCATTGCGTGCCGCTTATTCAAACGCCTGCAGAGCTATATTCGGAAAGCGGAAAAGGAGAACAAGTGCCGGATAA